The segment ctttttaacTTATACATAATTactattaataatatatttaacaAATTTATACTTCTATAAAAATTAACCTTGAAAAACAATGACAATTAAAAAGAGCATTCAATCAAAATTATCTAAAAATCAAACTCAACCCTTCCCATATCAATTTTGTactaggagaaaaccctaaatgacCTCAAACAAATGCCAAACAAAAATCACTTAACAAACAAATGTAATTCTAAACAAAACTGATAAAGTCATCAACATCCAAATTGACATGTTGCAGGGTTGAATCTATGTGCCATAGCCGCCTCTTTACTTGACTGCTGGATCCACCAACAAACACAACTCCTCTCTTTCCACCAACTTAAAACCGCCTAAACGTTGTGCTTGATATCATGTCAAACCTTTACATGGGAAAAAGGAGCTCACCGAAATAGCTGATCCACTTCCGACCGTTTACTTTTTGATGGCACAAAATGCCTCAATTCATTTCACGTAAGCCACAAAAGAATCGTGTTCTAAAGATGCAAGTTATTCCTCCAAATAAACTTCAAATTCATCTTAAATATCGTACAATTCAAAACATTcttcatatatataaataaatacatatatacacactTAAAATGGATAATCATTGAGCACTGTATATATTGCGTGTGGACCAAGTAGCATAAGAAGAAATAGTTTGTTTATTGTTGTAGAAATAATTTGCATATCATGGTGAAGAAATCGGGAAAAAAGCTAGCAAAGAGCTTTACAAGCTTGATGTTGCATGGCAAGCAGAGATCTTTGGCTCATTTTGGGCATTGCGAATTTTCATGCAGCAGCACAAATCGGCACAATTTCTATGAAAAACTTACACAATATCATCATTCTTTTCATGCtgttgagtatgtagatagaaatgATAGCTTAAATGATGTGAATAATTTTATGTCTGTGGAAgaagaaaagattgaagaaaatgatgtagaTAGAAAGGCAGAGGTCTTCATTGCCAGATTCCATGAACAACTTAGATTGCAACGCCAGAGATCACTGTCGAAGTACGAGGAAATGCTTGCAAGAGGTGCAGATTAACTAGGCCTTTGTTGTATGAAAATAATTggaaaatttgatattaaatttttgaattttgttaaATTCTCAATCATGTACATCATTGCTGATGTTAACCACAAACGGTGTGGATTGTATAGAAATAGATGAACTGTAATATAAGTCTTTCTTGGTTATGTACAATCAAATTTGGTTTAAACTCTGCTCAGATATGTCATTGGAAAGCTTGCGGGATGTTAGAGAAATGAAAATTATATACCAGTTTTGAAAGTTGCAGAAAAGAACAACTGCTGTTCTTCAGTTGGGGAATTTTAATTTTTAAACCAAACGTTTTTATGGACTTTTTGCCTGAATGCACATATAAATAAAAGAGTCAATTTTGGTCGATTACAGCATACCAGTCAGCTGAGAAAAGTAAAGTGTCATCTTATGTGGGTATAATATTCTTGCACTTCTTCGCCATTGGATGACATAGTAGTGTAGTCTGCTTTAATAAAGCAGACCCAAGCACATCGAAATAAGGAGAGCCATTTTTTTATTAAAGTTAATGTCAATCACAGTAAATATCTCGAATTTAAAACTCATATGTTCAAAGTGAAATAGATAATATTTGTTGTTAATCTATTGtgctattcttttttattttttattttttagatttttagttTTCATTTAATTGAAGGGATTGGATATATAGATGTATATTGTAGTAGTACGTTGCAATTTACATATCTACaacattatattttaaatatttgtatATTGTGTTCAATTTTTTCTATTGGGTTGAAGTCATAGGATTGTAGTTTCATCACTCAAAATCTTTGATCAATAACTTAGCGAGAGTTAAGTACCATGCTTTTGTAAAATACTCAATAATTATAAGgatatttggtgaaaataaggaGATAGTTCAATTGTATAAGTACATGTAGAGGGGGTATCGAAAGCGTAAAATAGATATCTAAAAATAAAATTATGGGTGTTTATTAATATCATGTGAATATATGTGTTATATCATTAGTTTATTAAAAAACCCTAGGTAGGTTAGGGTTTTATTGATATATTAATTGAGTATATTTAATCTATACCACTACTAATGATAACTATTTATTCCAACATTGTTATCATAATAATAAATAACGTATAACTTATTTGGGTACTAGAAAATAAGTTCTTTTAGGAAAAATTAACTTTGTAGATTGGATTAACAAAAATGAATGATATTGAATACAAAACATGTAAATGGCTTATATGGTGATGATGTGAATCTAATTCTTTATTTCCTTTTAGAAATcaaattatgttttaattatttTCTCTCCTTTTTTTCATATGAATCATGTGCACATTGAATTGATTTCAATATTGTGTTGCAAGTTGTTCCTTCTAAGGATGATCTTGTTGATTGGAAATTCACTACTCTTGTTCCTACCCCAATTATTGAGGGTATTGTTGACATGTCTAATCCAACTTCTATACTTGGCTCCTTTGGCAATTAGTTTCAATAGTTAAGATCTCTCTCCTCATGTCTTTTCGTTGATTGGGGTCTTAGAGTGGGTTTTCCCTCCCCTTCTCTAGTTTTAGGGGATATGGACAATGATATTTCATGGACCATAGTCCAAAGAAGGAAAAAAATATCTTTTGTTTAGTATGTTTCTTAGTTACACACTTGAGCCAAGTGTGAGATAATTACTATGTTTGGTTATGTCATTGTTTAGCATTTTGTCTCTATCTATTCCTAgtaatattgttgtaattgtacaTTAATGAGTTCAATAGGAAAGATTGCAAATTATACCACTTTGTTCTTAGAACCTATTACTAATTTTTTGCTTTATAGAAAGGGTCCTTTAAAAAATCCATTTTACCTCAACAAAAAAATATGTTACACAATATGTGCCAAGTCAACTCAACATGACTAGCAGAAGGGCATGCAAAACTTAAAAGTAAGTTTTAAACCTTTAACTTAAAGTTCATTCCCATACCTATGctaaaaaaagataaaaatcaaagctaAAATGGTAATTTGAAGGTAAGAGATAAATTTATGGAAACACATGTGAGTGAAAACAATAATGATGAAAAAATTTATACATTTCTTGTGCTTCTCAAATTACCACTCGGGGTGCGAGCTTTCAGGGTGTGAGTTTTGGAGAGGAGTGCTTGCCATGTAGTCGCAGAGGTGTTGGGGAGACGAGGTTGTGGCAGATCCGCCTTCCCCCAAAGATCCTTTTGGCATGCACGCTGGACACACTCCTCAGTGGGTTTTTTGTGGAGGAAAATGGGTTGATGCCCTAGTTTCACTTGCTTGCGATGGCGAGGGAATCACAACTGAGTTTCCTTCCTCTATGTATTTCAAATGGTTTTTTCGGCGCAATGGAAATCAGGGTCATAATTTGAAAAATTGGCAAAAGAATGGGCCAAAGCAGTTTCATCATGCTAGGGTTTCTGATAATAAGGCTCGACTTTTCCTGCCGAGAGACTCTGCTAATTCACAACCATTAAAAAAGAGCTCAGTAGGTCAAGAGCCGAATGTTGTTTTTCCCTCACAGCCTGCTTCGTCCCCGGTTCCGTTAATTGATGccttggatgtttctttaggaaaGAAGGTGCATGATCTTCGAGCTTTAGCAGTTGTTATCCAGGTTTGGGGTGACTCTCTTCCTCTGTCTAAGCTCCATTGTAAAATACATGCACATTGGTATGGCACTTTATAATTCCATGTTCTCTTTGCAAGTTCGTTCATTGTTATTTTTTATTCTACATTTGCTAGAGATAAGGCATTGTGTGTTCCATTTTTTTGGCTTGGAAAAAATCTGATCtttgttgaaagttggaagcccttTCTTGCTTCCTCTAGGGTTGGTCCAAATAAGGTCCCCACCTAGTTTAAACTTTCTTTGTTGCCATCAGAAtttgttgaatctgatattttaacTAAGATTGGGGATTCTTTTGGCAAATTTTTGTTGTCTCATTCAGAATTTGAGGATGGGGTAGTggtggtaaaaatttgtgttttaattTCACCTAAACTTTCTCCACCAAAGTTTTGTAATATTCGATCTTCTTTTGGTCTTTGGTGTCAAAATTTGTTAAAAGACTCTGGAAATTTTGGCTGTTCTTTGGTGGTTATGGACTCTCCTTTGTTCTTTCACATGAAAACCATTCAATTTGGCTCAAGTggtattgattcctcttttgataGGGATGCAGAGTTGTTTGTTTGGAGTAAGAACAGTTTAGATGGTTTTACTGATATTTTACCTTCCCCTAAGAAGACTATGTTCATGCCTGAACCTTCGACAGAGGCTTCTCTGCGTTCTGTTCCTTCCTCAAAGACTGGGTGCGTGAATGGTTCTCTTTTGAATAATTCTAATAATCCTAATGGTGCTTTACCTTTGGGAAAGTCTTCTGCTGAGTTTGGGAAAGTTTTAGGGTCTGAGATACAATTTCTTGAAGGGTTGAAAACCTCAGAACATCCTAGGGGTGTTGATGTTGTCCCGGATGAGCAGCTTATTGCTCAGGTGCAAGATATTGCTAATACAAATAAGGTCTCTCTTAATTATGATCTTGCCAATAAAGTGATTTCTTCAATCTCAGTTGATTTGGGTAGTCTGGAAAATGACTTGGCTTCTTTTCCCATTACAAACTCCTTTGATGTTCTTGATCTAGATAAAGCCGTAGTGCCATCAGATCTTGGGCCATCTTTGACTCACATTCTTTTGGATAGGGTAGAGGGTTGGGTGGCTTCGGTTCTAGAGAATAGATTACCTCCAGAAACTTCTTTGGGCAATACTGGTCTTCCTTTAGTACAAACCCCTCTTTCTCCCACATTGTCAACTCCTGGGAAAAGAGGTCGTAAACCCAAATCTGTTAAAACTAAACTAGAAATTGATGTGGGAATTTAGTCAACTCTTCTTTCCTCTTTAGAAACTTCCATAAAGAAGAGATCCAAAAAACCCTTTAGTCCACCAGTCACAAGAGGCTTGGCAACTAAGCGTAGTCTTCACAAGACCTTTTTGGCAAGTAAGGTTTCTCCGGTTTCTTTGGAAGTCTCAAGGGGAGAAGATGCTTCCCCTTAGGGCCAATGAGGATtttatcctggaatgttaggggcttaaatgcccctaacaaacgacacttgattaagtcacaattggacttaatgaagtgtgatgtggtCATGGtacaagaaactaagttaaatctCTCTTCGGCTGATAGGTTATTCTCTTCCTGGAGAGGGTGGAATTTTTGTTCTTCTCCCTCTTCAAGTGCTTCTGGGGGTCTTGCATTTCTTTGGAAAGATTCTAGTGTCAATTTTCATTAATTGCTTCTTCATCCAACTGGATGCTTGGTCTAGTCAAAAGTAGGATATCTAACTTAAAATTTTGGCTCTTTAATGTTTATGGGCCATCTGGGGTTTTAGAAAAATGAAACCTTTGGGAATTTTTGGAATCCCTTGCTGCCCCGTTGCGTAATGTTTTTCTAATTTTGGGGGcggattttaatgcaattactagTTTGAATAAAAAGGCTGGGGGAATCATCCCTAACAAGCATTCTATGTCAGATTTTTGCTTCTTCATTCAGTCATTAaatttggttgattgtaaaccACTTAATGGGACATTTACATGGACCAACATGCGTAGGGACTTTTGCCAAATTTATGAGAGATTGGATCATTTTCTAGTTTTAGAAAATTGGTTCAGTTCGGGACAAGACTTTGTTTCCTTAGTTTCCCCCTTTactggttctgatcattttcctattcagttTACTATTTTTGAGGACAAGACTCCTCGGAAGTTAccttttaagtttgagccaatgtggtttcggGATCAATCTTTCCTACCTTCTTAAAAGAAATGGTGGTGTTCTGCTCCATTCTTTTCTGGATCCCGGATGTTTTAGCTTgttaagaagatgggtttcttaaaATAGAAGATTAAGGTGTGGAATGTATCGCATTTCAAGAACATTTTCAGGGAAAAGGCCAGGATTcgagaagaaattgaacaaattaaAAAGAGCATTATGGCTTTAGGAATGTCCTCTCTTTTGTATGATAGATTGAAGTTGTTGAACTTTCAACTTTTTGAGActttggctagggaagaatcttattggaggcaggAATCTAGAGATCTTTGGCTCTCCGAAGGGGATAGAAATATTGTTTTTCCATTCCTCATCCAAGCTCAAGAGGTAGCATAATCGAATTTCTTGTATTACCGACTCTAATGGAAACAATTTGGTGGATGAGGAAGAGATTGCTTCCGAAGCTGTTAGGTTCTTTAAGTCACTTCTTACAGCAGATCCATTTGCGTTAGATAATGAGATTGTGCAATCGATCCCCTCTTTAGTTtctcaagaagataataagaaGCTTATGGTTCCCTTTACTCTAGCTGAATTGAAAGAGATAGTCTTCTCCATGCATTCAGAGAAGGCCCTGGGTCCGGATGGGTTTATGACACTAttatttcaaaagtgttgggagttTATAGGGAATGACATATTGCTAGCCTTAGAGGAATCTAGAAGCAATAGGTCTATTCTTAGAGAGcttaatactactcttattgctatCATTCCGAAGGTGGATAATCCTACTTCATTCTCGGATTTTCATCTGATTGCCTTGTGTACTACTTTAtataaaatctttactaaggcaattttggTTAGGCTCTCTAAGCTCCTCCCTCGAATTGCCTCCCTAGAACAGGGAGGATTTGTACCTGGTCAGGAAACATATGAAGGTGCGATTGTAGCTCATGAAGTTTTGCACTCCATATCTCAACAAAAGGTTCCAGCTATGATACTTAAGCTAGACATGCTGAAGGCTTGTGATCAGGTTAATTGGAAGGCTCTTAGGGTTGTTTTATATCATCTAGGCTTTTCGTGTTGTTGGCTTAAGTGGGTGTTTTCTTGTATATCTTCTGCTCACTTTTCagttttggttaatggttccccgttagggttttttgcttcctctcggggacttaggcaaggggatcctttgtctccttttctatttaTTCTTTTGGAAGAAGCATTAAGTAGGGCCATATCTAATGCTACATCATCTAGTTTATGGTCAGGTATTAGAATAGATGGCATCCTTTCTCCGCAATCCCATTGCTTGTTTGCGGATGATACGCTTCTATTTGGGGTTGCCTCTCTAAGGGAGGCTCGtgttattaagaaaattatttatGATTATGCAGCTTTTTCTGGACAAAGTGTTAATAATCATAAATCCAAAGTCTTTTTTGTCAATGTCTCCCCTCTAGTTAAAGATAGACTTGTCCACTTTTGGAATTTTCAAGTAGGGACCCTCCCATGTGTATACTTGGGCATTCCTTTTTTTCTAGGGTCAAAAAAGGCTTCCTTTTGGAACAAAATTGTTCATACAATATCCTCCTGAATCTCTTCTTGGAATCATAAGTGGCTGATAATGGCTGGTAAAATTCTTTTAATTAAGTCAGTTTTGAATGCCATCCCCACATATTTGATGTCTGTTTTGCAGGCTGCCCCCAAGTTATTAAGAACATTAAGGTCTCCCTTAGgacctttctttggaatgataacttgGGTGATAATCCGAGGATCCCTCTCTTGGCTTGGGACAAAATTTGTCATCCCAAGGAGCTGGTGGGTGCGGGAATTCATAATTTAGTGGCTCAGAATAAGGCTTTGGGGGGAAAATTGGTTTGGAAGTTATATGTTGACCCTCATAGTAAATGGGCTGCCATCatgtttgctaagtatttaaggggtGCTTCCAGAGAAAGGATTTTAACTGCTTCATCTCTTCCAAAAGGTTTGActatttggaattttttggtttcATGTAGTATAGTTATTTTACCGCATCTATCCTGGGTTGTCAATAATGGGAAGAAAGTCCGGTTTTGGGACGAGGTCTGGAATGGGCACTCTTCTCTTTCAGCTATCTGAGACTGGTCCCCTTTGTCTGGTATTCTATCAGAGTTTTGGGGGCCTTTTGTTGCTGATTATTTTGACATTGTCTCCACTGGTCCGTGTGTGATTGCGAAATGGAAGATTATCCCTCCCTTGTCGGTTGATAATAATCTTATTCTATCTTTTGTGGAAGAACTTCAGAAAAGACCTCTTGTTTTCCAAAATAAAGAGGACTCCTTGGTTTGGATTAAGAGTGCTGCTGGTTCTTATTCAGTTAAAGATAGTTATAATTCTTTAGTTGAAACTTCACCATCCCCTTGTTGGCTTACTAATCTTTTTTGGCATCTGGCTTGTCTTCTTAAAGAAGGGTCATTTGCTTGGCTGGGAGTCCAAGATAAGGTTCTAACTAGGATGCGTTTGGACAGACTTTAGATTACAGCTATAAttccttgtgttttttgtggtcattgtatggaatccatggatTATCTTTTCTTGTTCTGTCCATTTGCTTCTGAGTGCTAGTATTGGTTATTTGGCATGCTTGGCTGGTCTTCTGTGATAGGTCGCAATCTACTTTCACATTTCATGGCTTGACCCTTGTTGTTTTCCTCATCATTTTATTCATCCCTTTGGGTTGTGGCCCCATCACTAgtgatttggaatctttggcttgaaagaaattctagaatttttaatcataaaaatGCCACCTTGTCTGAAGTAATTGGTAAAATTCAAACCTCCATCAGTGAGGTGGTGCTTTCTTTCATTCATAAAAACTTAGATCATCTCAGTTCTTTCTCTCATTGGGATAATCAGGTTACTTGGAAATGGTCTGCACTTTGTCTGATGCCTTCCCATGGGGCTATATCAGGAGGTCTATCTTCTTTGGTTAAATGAAAATTATCCAGATGGACTCCCCCTCcattcccttcattcaaacttcagtttgatggggcTTCCAAGGAGAATCCGGGAAAGTCTGGTATTGGagtagttattttttatcattcttcgaAATTCATCAAAGCAGTGGGTAAACAAATTGGGCATGGTACTAATAACATGGCTGAGTTTCAGGGTTTATCCTTTGGGCTTGATCTCgctctttcattaaacattaaagacattgttattgaaggcGATTCCATGGTGGTGTTTCAAGCGGTTGTAGCTAAGAAATGTCTATCTTGGCATCTTCAATATTTCTTAGATCACATTCTTTAGTAGTTAAAATGCTTTTCCACTTTTTCTATTTGGCATTGTTTTAGGGAGATCAATGTCATTGCGGATTTTTTAGCAAATAAGGctattgttgagggtgttgatttctTGGAGGTCTCTTTCTTGGACATTCTTGCATCTCGCATAAAGATGCTTTTTTAATAGGTGGTCCTCCTTCTTGAAAACCTACTTCACTATCTATGCTTTGTTAGTATATGTAGTAAAGGTGTTGGCCTTCATGACAATTTTGTGCTATTGATATCTTATGTTAGATTTTATTCATGAAGTAGGAAATTGGCTGGGTTTTCTTCTACTGGTCTAAGATGCCTAGTGTATTTGTACCTTCTCATGTCTTCTTGCTTTATATGTTGGTTACTTCCCTATATGGCTATAGGGGAGATGTTCTCCTGCCTTATGGCAGCATTCCTGTTGTAGTCATATTTGGTAGTTTCTTCGCACAAAGTTTGGGGGTAGGAGGGGTATCTTTGGTTTGGATGGTGGAATTTTTCTTTCTCAGTTGAGTGGTCGATGTTTGGTTATCTTGGTTGGTGGATTTTTTTGAACTTCTTTTGTAAGTTTGGGATCTCTTTGGCTTATGACAATCATTACATATTAATCAGTATCTGTTCGGCAGGGGTACTTGTATAATATCTGTTTGATCCTCTATTTTTGGTAATCATTGTTTGTTGCAACTAGTTGTTTGATGCCTTTCCATCAGGCTTTCATACCTTATGCACTTGTTTCTCTCTTCACTTCATTTGGCATCATGATCTATCGGTGATTCAGGTAGTTGTTCTAATGAATGGGGATATTATGGTATCCACTGGCTTTATCATTGTGTGATCATCTTCATATTAGTAGGTTTCTTTCATGATGGGATAATTATGACATGATGATCCCATTCTCAGTTATATTGTTTGTTGGTGGGCACTTATGGCTTTCACTTGATCTTTGCCTTTCTTTTCACTCTAACATCATGTTCTATTTTCTATGAAGAATTCTTGCCAAATTCAGTGGATGGTGTCTTTTTCTAAGGAATTGGAAAGAGCAGTTAATGTGGTATTGCAGAAAGTTTCTTATTTTGATATTTCTCCTTTGGTTACTACTTTGGATTATGCATTGGTTCAGTCTCATCCTTCTTCCTGAGGGTCTTCAATATCCTTCCCTTCTTCTTATTTGGATTTGTCTATGTTTGCTCACCATATTTGTGATGGCAAGTTCTCTTATTCTTGGTTCTCTCATGGCTCTGAGTTTTGCTTTCTTCAGAGCTTTGGATTCTTGTGGTATTTAGACAGGTTGGATTTTGGGGTGATGGCACTAATTTTTGGTGGACAATCTTGACTCCATCTTCAGATGCTCCCAATTAGACTGATTCttgcagcttcctttatatctaatgcggatgGCAATGTATTGCAATGTATCTGGGGGGTTTGGTATGCCTATgggctttttgtaatgggtagataggtttatgttttcttgagcaatactgaagggttttcttactggttctttcccttcagtgctctttgaaccagacacttgtaaaaaatatatataattaatataattttagtggtctcatccacttttatcaaaaaaaaaaatacaataatgaTGAGAAAATAATATATGAATGAGAATTAGTAAATAtgaaaataaatagaaatgaaTAAAAATTGTCTGAAAAGTTTACCACTTGTCAATATGTTATTGCATTAAACAATTCAATTAAGAATGTTACAAACATGACATATATATGCTAATTTTAgtttctaattttatatttgaACAATGTTTCTTTTAAAAACACGTtctaccaaaataaaaaaataaataaagattaagtactttattaagaattttaaaaactacaaaaaaattcaATTGAATCATACTTTAACTAGCATacctataattaatttttttatgtaaaATACGTCAAAAGATATCATAATAATCACACTTATTTTATTTGTCCATTATTTAACTTAAATTTTTAAAACTATTAAAACTATTGAGCGCATAATAGTTATTTTAGGTAAATATCTATTGAGCACATAATAAATTACATGTGGGCCAAGTCGCATGAGGAGAACTGGTTGGTTTATTGTTATAGATTGCATATAATCATATGAGCACATCTCTCACTTCATTTCTATGAAATCACAAGCTATATCTTCATATGGAAGTTTTTATTTATTGGATGTTTACATTCCGCTGATTTTGCTATATTAAATTCAATGAATCGGTCGACAAACAAGTATGGAACTTCACTCTGaaacatccagaagaattttaagaATATATGTGTCTCTATGGCAAAACTAACTTTAAAACTAACTATCACTTGAACCAACTCTTTAATATATATGCTATTAAGCCTTTTGATGGACTCTATGAGAGACTAAATCCAATGATCACTTGAACTCAACTCTTTAAGAATTTAACTACATTGAAGCATAAACATTGAACATGATTTATATAAGTATTATTAGGATATTTATAAGATTATTTAAGTCTTTTAATCTAAACATATGATTCTTGAATATCAAAGGGTTTGTAGTCAATTCATAAGACCATTTGATTCTCATGTTATTAGAGACTAATGCTTAAATCTCCCTAAGTAACATCTAAGCATTAGATGTTATGCTAAAGTAGCATCTTCATAGGTGATGCAAGAAGTGCAATATCTATCTATGTGATGTAGGTAGAGCACATGAGTTTGTGTAGTGAAGGAACAAATTAGTTGTCCCAAAAGATGGATTTGGTGAAGTGGTAGTCTCATAGGAGGAAGAATACAGAGGAGCAATATATGAAGAGCATAAGAAGATCTTAAGAGAAGATACATGCTAGAAGAACTGTAGCATCCAATAGTTGATGTAAGAGTTGGAGGAACATATGTGAAGCTAAAGAAGGGATGAAGGATGATATGTTTGCAAGTGATGTAGGAACTGGATGAGTGTAGGAGCATTAGTGAAGTTGAATGAGGGAGGAAGAGTGATATCCTCATAAGTGACATAGGAGATGGAGGAAAATACGAGGAACATAGAAAATGGAGGTGTAGAGAAGCGCAAGTGAAAGGAGTGTGCTATCATTTCAGGTGGAGAATTACTTAGAGTAGTACCCTTGCAAGTAGAACTGTCATAAAATAATATCCTCACTGAATCATAGACAAAAATATATATAGGTACATCAATATTTAAAGAAGTATGTTGACTGAAATGGGTGGATACCCCGTTATGTAAGCCTCATTAAATAATCTAAAAATCTACATGTACTTCTTAGTTGGAGTATTTCAATAACTTTTTTTTAATTTCCTCACAATTTGAGGATTTGAGTAGAATAATTTTGGCATTGTGATCTTACTAATGAATTATAGGGCGAAAAAAGATTTCCTATACTAACCTATATTTAATTTAAACTATAAATAGTAATAGATCTAAACAACAATAAGTTACAACTATTATTTTTAATAAGTAGAAACTAAATCTATGAGGGACAAAAATTGTGTCAGTTATTCATAATTATTCAAAGATTCAAATTAACTATTAGTTTTAGCTACAAGGGATATTAAAATAATGATGAGCTTATTATATTACTTTACTTTGAGTGAGTTTTTCCAAATCTTTATTAAAAATTGAATTTATAGTGGAGATCTATAATGTCTTCTTCTCATGCACTATTAGCCTCTTTCTCTCCACCAATTTGTATGTTCCTTCTTCTTGATCTCTACCTTGATCAATACCTTGTTATAGTTGTTTCTCTAAGTTAGAATCAATTTTTCACTATGTTCTAACTCATTTGCCACACCCATGTATTTTATACAATATGATATCTTTATTGATTGTCATTGAGCCTTTAATATGTGATCATACACCTTGTAACCTTTAAATATTGATACAAAATAAATCTAATGAAACAATTCCAACATTTTACATCTATCTTCTTCCTTTTGTCATTAGTTAATGTGTACATATTTTGTACAACCAAATAGATGAAGgcaagttgccattagtttattCCTTGACCAAAATACTTCTAGAATTTTCTCAATCATTGCCTTGTTTGGAAGTTATTGCTATGGTATGATTTAATAGAAACTAAACCATTTCAAAGTATAACAGGGCTTAGCATTCTTTTTTGTTAAACCAATGTTTGACAATTTTATGTTCAACTATTTTATTCTAGTCTAGGTTGTATGGAGATATTCATTTCCTTTGTATTCCCACATCTATATAGAAATttgtaataaaaattaatttataattcttTCCATTATTTGTCCAACTATTTTTCTTGTTTATTTGTCCATgatatttttgaagaa is part of the Cryptomeria japonica chromosome 10, Sugi_1.0, whole genome shotgun sequence genome and harbors:
- the LOC131859168 gene encoding uncharacterized protein LOC131859168; translation: MVKKSGKKLAKSFTSLMLHGKQRSLAHFGHCEFSCSSTNRHNFYEKLTQYHHSFHAVEYVDRNDSLNDVNNFMSVEEEKIEENDVDRKAEVFIARFHEQLRLQRQRSLSKYEEMLARGAD